From the genome of Pseudomonas yamanorum, one region includes:
- a CDS encoding ABC transporter permease, translating into MAFLNMLRKRLFGLILVVVGVSLITFCISHLIPGDPARLIAGDRASDAIVENIRHQLGLDLPLYQQYGRYMSDLLHGDLGTSIRTSRPVLEDLKAFFPATLELAVAALLLSVLVGVPLGVLSAVYHNRAIDQIARTLAVTGISTPAFWLGLGLIVLFYGQLGWLPGSGRLDEGLEPPRTITGFYLIDSLLAGDIPLFLNALEHLILPAVTLGFVNLGVVARQIRSAMLDQLGEDYIRTARAYGLSRWAVILRHALPNALIPSITVLGLTLGDLLYGAVLTETVFAWPGMGAYVVKSIQSLDFPAVMGFAIMVSFIYVLLNMLIDLLYRVVDPRIGEVN; encoded by the coding sequence ATGGCCTTCCTGAATATGTTGCGCAAACGCCTGTTCGGCCTGATTTTGGTCGTCGTCGGCGTTTCGCTGATTACCTTTTGCATCTCTCACCTGATCCCGGGTGACCCGGCACGCCTGATTGCCGGCGACCGGGCCAGCGACGCTATCGTCGAGAACATCCGTCATCAACTGGGCCTCGACCTGCCGCTGTACCAGCAATACGGCCGCTACATGAGCGACCTGCTGCACGGCGATCTCGGCACATCGATCCGCACCAGCCGTCCGGTGCTGGAAGACCTGAAAGCCTTCTTCCCCGCGACCCTGGAACTGGCGGTTGCCGCCCTGTTGCTCTCGGTGCTGGTGGGCGTGCCGCTTGGCGTGCTGTCAGCGGTGTATCACAACCGCGCCATCGACCAGATCGCCCGAACGCTGGCGGTCACCGGTATTTCCACGCCGGCCTTCTGGCTCGGCCTGGGCCTGATCGTATTGTTTTACGGCCAACTCGGCTGGCTGCCCGGCAGCGGTCGGCTGGATGAAGGCCTCGAACCGCCCCGCACCATTACCGGGTTCTACCTGATCGACTCGCTGCTGGCCGGCGATATCCCGCTGTTCCTGAATGCCCTGGAACACCTGATCCTGCCCGCCGTGACCCTGGGTTTCGTCAACCTCGGCGTGGTCGCCCGGCAGATCCGTTCGGCGATGCTCGACCAGTTGGGCGAGGACTACATCCGTACCGCCCGTGCCTACGGCCTGTCGCGCTGGGCGGTGATCCTGCGCCACGCCCTGCCCAATGCGCTGATCCCATCGATCACCGTGCTCGGCCTGACCCTCGGTGACCTGCTGTACGGCGCCGTGCTCACCGAAACCGTGTTCGCCTGGCCAGGCATGGGCGCCTATGTGGTGAAGTCGATCCAGTCCCTGGATTTCCCGGCGGTGATGGGCTTCGCGATCATGGTGTCGTTTATTTATGTGCTGCTGAACATGCTGATCGACCTGCTCTACCGGGTGGTCGACCCACGCATCGGCGAGGTGAACTGA